A stretch of Salarias fasciatus chromosome 23, fSalaFa1.1, whole genome shotgun sequence DNA encodes these proteins:
- the ephx4 gene encoding epoxide hydrolase 4: MARVLHNLILFLIRLALNIRVLGYWSLIYGYCALCTAVALLKLWWNLVLRPTATFQWVVRETPPACLNDTSLGTHCYVRIKESGLRFHYVAAGERGKPLMLFLHGFPEFWFSWRYQLREFKSEFRVVAIDMRGYGESDLPLSAESYCFDSLVTDVKDIVEYLGYNRCCLVGHDWGGTIAWLFAIHYPEMVTKLIVLNCPHPSVFTDYALRHPSQLLKSSHYFFFQLPRFPELMLSINDFKALKALFTSRSTGIGRKGRWLTAEDLEAYLYALSQPGALTGALNYYRNVFSSLPLSHNHVRSPVLLLWGERDAFLEQEMAETCRLYIRNHFRLNIISGASHWLQQDQPDIVNTLIWTFLKEGEGRKSYRN; encoded by the exons ATGGCGAGAGTCCTCCACAACTTGATCCTGTTCCTGATCAGACTCGCGCTGAACATCAGAGTTCTGGGGTACTGGTCGCTGATTTACGGGTACTGCGCGCTGTGCACCGCCGTGGCGCTGCTGAAACTTTGGTGGAACCTCGTCTTGAGGCCGACGGCCACCTTCCAATGGGTGGTCCGCGAAACTCCCCCGGCTTGCCTCAACGACACGTCCTTGGGAACCCACTGTTATGTTCGGATCAAG GAATCTGGACTCAGGTTTCATTATGTGGCGGCGGGCGAGAGAGGAAAGCCCCTCATGCTTTTCCTGCACGGCTTTCCAGAGTTCTG gTTCTCCTGGCGTTACCAGCTGCGTGAGTTCAAGAGCGAGTTCCGCGTGGTGGCCATCGACATGCGGGGCTACGGGGAGTCCGACTTACCGCTCTCCGCCGAAAGCTACTGCTTCGACTCACTGGTCACCGACGTCAAGGACATCGTGGAGTACCTGG GCTACAACAGATGTTGCCTGGTGGGCCACGACTGGGGCGGGACCATCGCCTGGCTGTTCGCCATCCACTACCCGGAGATGGTGACCAAACTCATCGTCCTCAACTGTCCGCATCCCTCCGTCTTCACAG atTACGCCCTGCGCCACCCGAGCCAGCTGCTGAAATCCAGCCACTACTTCTTCTTCCAGCTGCCCCGCTTCCCCGAGCTCATGCTCTCCATCAACGATTTCAAG GCGCTGAAGGCTCTGTTCACCAGCCGCAGCACCGGCATCGGGAGGAAAGGCCGCTGGCTCACCGCCGAGGACCTGGAGGCCTACCTGTATGCGCTGTCGCAGCCGGGAGCCCTGACAGGAGCCCTCAACTAttacagaaatgttttcag ctccctCCCTCTGAGCCATAACCACGTCAGGTccccggtgctgctgctgtggggcGAGCGGGACGCCTTCCTGGAGCAGGAGATGGCCGAGACGTGCCGCCTCTACATCCGGAACCACTTCCGGCTCAACATCATCTCCGGGGCCAGCcactggctgcagcaggaccagccCGACATCGTCAACACCCTCATATGGACCTTCCTCAAGGAGGGAGAGGGACGCAAAAGCTACAGGAACTAA